Proteins from a genomic interval of Sporolactobacillus sp. Y61:
- the gcvT gene encoding glycine cleavage system aminomethyltransferase GcvT, with amino-acid sequence MKTTPIYEYYKSSDAKLIEFGGYLLPVSLSGIKLEHQAVRTRAGLFDVSHMGEFHLQGPEAEAFLQKMITNNVAKTQPGDAQYTAMCYENGGTVDDLMVYRLAGDAFMLVVNAANIDKDFDWLDSHLTEEAVLTNQSANIALLALQGPAAEHILQKIADIPLAQISRFTFREHVSLEGIQALVSRTGYTGEDGFELYCPWEKARALWDRLLDAGKDEGLIPCGLGARDTLRFESCLPLYGQELSPDVSPLEAGIGFAVKAKKNVPFLGQKALSEQRENGLKRKIVGIEMVDRAIPRTHYEVYSDNRKIGQITTGTQSPTLGKNLGLALIDIMYTRPGTTLEVDIRGKRKKAVIVHTPFYNKKNN; translated from the coding sequence TTGAAAACGACACCGATTTATGAATATTATAAAAGTTCAGATGCTAAATTGATTGAGTTTGGCGGATATTTATTACCGGTCAGTCTGTCGGGAATTAAGCTGGAACATCAGGCTGTCAGAACCAGGGCCGGACTGTTTGACGTATCGCATATGGGTGAATTTCATTTACAGGGACCCGAAGCTGAAGCGTTTCTTCAGAAAATGATTACGAATAACGTAGCAAAGACGCAACCTGGCGATGCGCAATATACGGCAATGTGCTATGAGAATGGAGGAACGGTCGATGATCTGATGGTCTACCGTCTGGCTGGTGATGCCTTCATGCTCGTTGTAAATGCAGCAAATATTGATAAAGATTTTGACTGGCTGGACAGTCACTTAACCGAAGAGGCGGTATTGACCAACCAGTCGGCAAATATCGCACTCCTTGCCCTTCAGGGTCCCGCCGCAGAACACATTCTTCAGAAGATTGCGGATATTCCTCTTGCGCAGATCAGTCGTTTTACATTCCGGGAGCATGTCAGTCTTGAAGGGATTCAGGCACTTGTTTCCCGTACAGGATATACGGGTGAAGATGGTTTTGAACTCTATTGCCCGTGGGAGAAGGCCCGGGCCCTGTGGGACAGATTACTGGATGCAGGAAAGGATGAAGGATTAATCCCGTGCGGACTCGGTGCGAGAGATACATTGCGGTTTGAATCCTGTCTGCCGCTTTACGGGCAGGAACTCAGCCCTGATGTTTCTCCACTTGAAGCCGGGATCGGTTTCGCTGTTAAAGCGAAAAAAAATGTTCCCTTTCTTGGTCAGAAGGCTTTGTCTGAACAAAGAGAGAACGGACTTAAGCGAAAAATTGTCGGTATCGAAATGGTAGACCGGGCGATTCCGAGAACACACTATGAGGTCTATTCGGATAACCGGAAAATTGGTCAAATCACGACCGGAACACAGTCACCGACTCTGGGAAAGAATCTCGGGCTTGCGCTGATTGACATCATGTATACCCGGCCCGGGACCACTCTCGAAGTCGATATCCGTGGGAAAAGGAAAAAAGCGGTAATTGTTCATACGCCCTTCTATAATAAAAAAAATAATTGA